In Thermodesulfovibrio thiophilus DSM 17215, the following are encoded in one genomic region:
- a CDS encoding regulatory protein RecX has translation MKTQLNEALKIAIRLISQRDRTEEEIKKRLEKKGISEKDITETIQYLKQKGFIDDRKFVHKAEKIAEDRFLGKIGLQNYLMKKGIHKELIDTLPDIDETNIALRLIERKKYLIKDASVEKKKAKIAGFLLRRGFSWDTVNKCLKSFEKGGS, from the coding sequence GTGAAAACACAACTGAATGAGGCACTTAAAATCGCAATAAGGTTGATTAGCCAGAGAGATAGAACAGAAGAAGAAATTAAAAAACGTCTTGAAAAAAAAGGTATTTCTGAGAAAGATATAACTGAAACAATCCAATATCTGAAGCAAAAAGGATTTATAGATGACAGGAAATTTGTACATAAAGCAGAGAAAATAGCTGAAGATAGATTTCTTGGGAAAATTGGGTTGCAAAATTATTTAATGAAAAAAGGAATTCATAAAGAACTTATTGATACTCTTCCTGATATTGATGAAACTAATATAGCGTTGCGACTTATTGAACGAAAAAAGTATCTAATAAAAGATGCATCAGTTGAGAAGAAAAAGGCAAAAATAGCAGGTTTTCTCCTAAGAAGAGGATTTTCATGGGATACAGTTAATAAATGTTTAAAATCATTTGAGAAAGGAGGAAGTTGA
- a CDS encoding DUF2845 domain-containing protein encodes MRFLIVLFVAVFIFGCASSPVRYTYEEIKDYPPEIQERITKGEISLGMTKEQVRYAWGPPSSTRVLTPEKGKQREEWVYSSSLGILKSRLIFVNGKLAYIISNEQKIVNEE; translated from the coding sequence ATGAGATTTTTAATTGTTTTATTCGTTGCAGTTTTTATTTTTGGTTGTGCTTCTTCTCCTGTAAGATATACCTACGAGGAAATTAAAGACTATCCACCTGAGATTCAGGAAAGAATTACTAAGGGAGAAATATCTCTTGGAATGACAAAAGAACAGGTAAGATATGCATGGGGACCACCTTCCTCTACAAGAGTTCTCACTCCTGAAAAAGGTAAGCAGAGGGAGGAATGGGTTTATTCTTCTTCTCTTGGAATTTTAAAATCAAGGCTTATTTTTGTTAATGGTAAATTAGCATATATCATAAGCAATGAGCAGAAAATTGTCAATGAGGAGTAA
- a CDS encoding DUF2845 domain-containing protein: MRFLIVLFVAVFIFGCASSPVRYTSEEIKDYPPEIQERIAKGEISLGMTKEQVRYAWGPPSSTRVLTPEKGKQREEWVYSSSLGILKSRLIFVDGKLTNIISSNDRKIVNEE, encoded by the coding sequence ATGAGATTTTTAATTGTTTTATTCGTTGCAGTTTTTATTTTTGGTTGTGCTTCTTCTCCTGTAAGATATACCTCTGAGGAAATTAAAGACTATCCACCTGAGATTCAGGAAAGAATTGCTAAGGGAGAAATATCTCTTGGAATGACAAAAGAACAGGTAAGATATGCATGGGGACCACCTTCCTCTACAAGAGTTCTCACTCCTGAAAAAGGTAAGCAGAGGGAGGAATGGGTTTATTCTTCTTCTCTTGGAATTTTAAAATCAAGGCTTATTTTTGTCGATGGTAAACTCACAAACATCATAAGCAGCAATGACAGGAAAATTGTCAATGAGGAGTAA
- the alaS gene encoding alanine--tRNA ligase, with the protein MQSSEIRQLFLDYFISKGHELVNSSPLIPRDDPTLLFTNAGMVPFKRIFLGEEKRHYSRATSCQKCMRAGGKHSDLENVGFTARHHTFFEMLGNFSFGDYFKREAIIFAWELLTEYFKLPKEKLWVSIYKNDDEAAQLWEKDIGLSRERIVPLGEKDNFWQMGDTGPCGPCSEIIIDQGEEFGCHRADCSVGCDCDRFLELWNLVFMQYNRDEKGNLTPLPKPSIDTGMGLERITAVTQGKETNFDTDLFSPIISEICLLLNVNYKKDRKTDISIKVIADHIRATTFLIAEGLIPSNEGRGYVLRRIIRRAARHIKLLGYDRPVFYRFVEPVTAILGEAYPEILSEKMRVEKIIKIEEERFMQSLEKAQQVFDGILVNLKKTGSKIIPGEDIFRLYDTFGLPFDLIKEMAADSELSLDETGFQRELDKQRKRARAAQKGEEVGVSEVYKQVLKVKPEDVTFIGYTDYEVETTVYAIVKNGKVVKALQKGEEGEVFLVKTPFYAESGGQVGDTGVIFAPTGRLEVFDTKKISGLHSHKVRVIEGVIKERDKVFAKIDIEKRKAIMRNHTATHLLHSALRTVLGDHIKQSGSLVAPDRFRFDFTHFEAVNDTQLREIEAIVNEKILENLPVQIETKSLQEALNEGVIALFEDKYEDVVRVVKILGFSKELCGGTHCSHTGEIGSFYTVSESSVASGIRRIEAITGMEAFRYVTAIREQLQDISSMLKSAEPVRAVERLITELKEKQQEIDTLKNKLVSQNLDDIIKKAKEVDGVKALAVKLEGMDAQSLRTLSDKLKEKLHPAVILLISKVNGQAVLLLSVTSDITNRYDAGKILKQITQTVGGKGGGRPDMAQGGCPDGDDVNKVVEIFYKMIKKH; encoded by the coding sequence ATGCAAAGTTCTGAAATAAGACAGCTATTTCTGGACTACTTCATCTCAAAGGGACATGAACTTGTTAATAGCTCTCCACTGATTCCACGAGATGATCCAACACTTCTTTTTACAAATGCAGGAATGGTTCCTTTTAAAAGAATTTTTCTTGGGGAAGAGAAGAGACATTATAGTAGAGCTACAAGCTGTCAGAAGTGTATGCGTGCTGGCGGAAAACATAGTGACCTTGAAAATGTTGGATTCACTGCAAGGCATCACACATTTTTTGAGATGCTAGGTAATTTCTCTTTTGGTGATTACTTTAAAAGAGAGGCAATTATTTTCGCATGGGAACTTCTAACAGAGTATTTCAAGCTCCCGAAGGAGAAGTTATGGGTTTCAATATACAAAAACGATGATGAAGCTGCTCAGCTGTGGGAAAAGGATATAGGACTTTCACGAGAAAGAATTGTTCCACTCGGAGAAAAAGACAATTTCTGGCAGATGGGAGATACAGGTCCATGCGGACCATGTTCAGAGATAATAATTGACCAGGGTGAAGAATTTGGATGTCATCGTGCTGACTGCTCTGTTGGATGTGACTGCGATAGATTCCTTGAACTGTGGAATCTTGTTTTCATGCAGTACAACAGGGATGAAAAAGGCAATCTCACACCACTTCCAAAGCCAAGCATTGATACTGGAATGGGCCTTGAGAGAATTACAGCTGTGACACAGGGTAAAGAAACAAATTTTGATACCGACCTCTTTTCTCCCATTATTTCTGAAATTTGTTTATTGTTAAATGTCAATTATAAAAAGGATAGAAAAACCGATATTTCAATAAAAGTAATTGCAGACCATATAAGAGCAACAACATTTCTGATAGCTGAAGGATTGATTCCTTCAAATGAAGGCAGAGGATATGTTTTAAGAAGAATTATAAGAAGAGCTGCAAGACATATAAAACTTCTTGGGTATGACAGGCCTGTTTTTTACAGATTTGTTGAACCTGTTACAGCAATACTTGGAGAAGCTTATCCTGAGATTTTATCTGAAAAAATGAGAGTTGAAAAAATTATAAAAATAGAAGAAGAACGTTTCATGCAGAGTCTTGAAAAAGCACAGCAGGTTTTTGACGGAATTCTTGTGAATCTTAAAAAAACAGGTTCGAAAATAATTCCAGGAGAAGATATTTTTAGACTCTATGATACATTCGGATTACCATTTGATTTAATAAAGGAAATGGCTGCTGACAGTGAACTTTCACTGGATGAAACAGGTTTCCAGCGTGAACTTGATAAACAACGTAAGCGTGCACGAGCAGCACAAAAAGGTGAAGAAGTAGGTGTAAGTGAAGTTTACAAACAGGTTTTAAAGGTAAAGCCAGAAGATGTTACATTCATCGGATATACAGACTATGAGGTAGAAACCACTGTATACGCAATTGTAAAGAACGGTAAAGTTGTCAAAGCTCTTCAGAAAGGGGAGGAAGGTGAAGTTTTTCTTGTCAAAACTCCATTTTATGCTGAATCAGGAGGTCAGGTTGGTGATACAGGAGTAATTTTTGCACCGACTGGCAGGTTAGAAGTTTTCGATACAAAAAAAATCTCTGGGTTACACAGTCATAAAGTTAGAGTAATTGAAGGGGTTATCAAGGAAAGAGATAAAGTTTTTGCAAAGATTGATATTGAAAAAAGAAAAGCAATAATGAGAAATCACACCGCAACTCATCTACTTCACAGTGCATTAAGAACAGTGCTAGGTGACCATATAAAACAGTCTGGTTCACTTGTTGCACCTGACAGATTTAGATTTGACTTCACACATTTTGAAGCAGTCAATGATACACAATTAAGAGAAATTGAAGCTATCGTCAATGAAAAGATATTGGAAAATCTACCGGTTCAGATAGAGACAAAATCTCTTCAGGAAGCTTTAAATGAGGGTGTTATAGCACTTTTTGAAGATAAATATGAAGATGTTGTGCGGGTGGTTAAGATTCTTGGATTCAGCAAAGAACTTTGTGGAGGAACTCACTGCAGTCACACAGGCGAAATCGGGAGTTTTTATACAGTTTCAGAAAGCTCTGTTGCATCAGGAATAAGAAGAATTGAGGCTATAACAGGCATGGAGGCATTCAGGTATGTAACCGCAATTAGAGAACAGTTACAGGATATATCTTCAATGCTCAAATCAGCAGAACCCGTCAGAGCAGTTGAAAGACTTATAACAGAGCTTAAAGAAAAACAACAAGAGATTGATACATTGAAAAACAAACTTGTAAGTCAGAATCTCGATGACATTATTAAGAAAGCAAAAGAAGTGGATGGAGTGAAAGCTCTGGCTGTAAAGCTTGAAGGTATGGATGCTCAATCTCTGAGAACACTGTCAGATAAACTTAAAGAAAAACTGCATCCAGCAGTGATTTTACTGATTTCAAAAGTCAATGGACAGGCTGTATTACTCCTTTCTGTTACCAGCGATATCACAAATAGATACGATGCAGGGAAAATCTTAAAACAGATAACACAGACAGTTGGCGGAAAAGGTGGTGGTAGACCTGATATGGCACAGGGTGGATGTCCTGATGGAGATGATGTGAATAAGGTAGTAGAAATATTTTATAAAATGATTAAAAAGCATTAG
- a CDS encoding phasin family protein — MALNELFKNMIFACFGMQEMLKDFVSELVKKGKMSDSEAAKVINEFISKSEEAKENFKESIKEIIQKTLQGMNLPTRDEVDNLKSLINELNVRIAKIEEKLKD; from the coding sequence ATGGCATTAAATGAATTATTTAAAAATATGATTTTTGCATGTTTTGGCATGCAGGAGATGTTAAAAGATTTTGTATCTGAGCTTGTAAAAAAAGGCAAGATGAGTGATTCTGAAGCAGCAAAAGTAATCAATGAGTTCATATCAAAGTCTGAAGAAGCTAAGGAAAATTTCAAAGAGAGCATTAAAGAAATAATCCAGAAAACCCTGCAAGGAATGAACTTGCCAACCAGGGATGAAGTTGACAATCTGAAATCACTGATTAATGAGCTTAATGTAAGAATCGCAAAGATTGAAGAAAAGCTTAAAGATTAA
- the selA gene encoding L-seryl-tRNA(Sec) selenium transferase, protein MNKSELLRHIPSVDRILKNEDIQQLLNKHPHPVVLECVRAVLDRWRDNILSGSITVIDKKKIVGEIKETINRNKKYSLTSVINATGVVIHTNLGRAILAEEAIKHVVETATSYSNLEYDLEKGQRGKRYSHIVNAIKKVVDVPSAVVVNNNAAAVFICLNSLARGKEVIVSRGELVEIGGSFRIPDVMAQSGAVLKEVGTTNKTRISDYASAINENTALLLKVHKSNFKITGFTEEVSVSNLVTLGKEKEIPVMVDLGSGCFIDLKKYGFHDEPSIQHILSEGADIVTFSGDKLLGSAQAGFILGKSEFIEIISKNPLMRALRVDKMTLAAVEATLRLYLDERKAIEQIPTLRMILEDTESIKKRATTLCKRLKKEGIYAYTKEDISMPGGGSLPESGVKTYVVAVKPNQVPQEFTKKLRQAEPPVIARIKDDLVIFDARTIQEKEIPLIVIAVKQSLTI, encoded by the coding sequence CTGAATAAAAGCGAGCTTTTAAGACATATTCCATCCGTTGATAGAATTTTAAAAAATGAAGACATACAACAGCTTTTAAACAAGCATCCACATCCTGTTGTTCTTGAATGCGTAAGAGCAGTTCTTGATAGATGGAGAGATAATATTCTAAGTGGATCTATTACAGTAATTGATAAAAAGAAAATAGTTGGAGAGATAAAAGAGACAATTAATAGAAATAAAAAGTACTCTCTTACGTCAGTTATAAATGCAACAGGAGTAGTGATCCATACAAATCTTGGCAGAGCAATTCTTGCTGAAGAAGCAATAAAGCATGTAGTTGAGACTGCCACATCATACTCAAATCTTGAGTATGATCTTGAAAAGGGACAAAGAGGAAAAAGATACTCTCACATTGTTAATGCAATAAAAAAAGTTGTTGATGTTCCTTCTGCGGTTGTTGTGAATAATAATGCTGCAGCTGTTTTTATATGTCTTAACAGTCTCGCCAGAGGAAAAGAGGTGATAGTTTCTCGTGGAGAGCTCGTTGAGATTGGCGGTTCATTTAGAATTCCTGATGTCATGGCTCAGTCAGGAGCGGTGCTAAAGGAAGTTGGAACAACTAATAAAACGCGAATCAGTGATTATGCCTCTGCAATAAATGAAAATACGGCTCTTTTGCTTAAAGTGCATAAATCTAACTTCAAAATTACCGGTTTTACAGAAGAAGTCTCAGTAAGCAACCTTGTGACACTCGGTAAAGAAAAAGAAATTCCAGTTATGGTTGACCTCGGAAGTGGCTGTTTTATTGATCTTAAAAAGTACGGATTTCATGATGAGCCTTCAATTCAGCACATTTTATCAGAAGGTGCTGATATAGTGACATTCAGCGGAGATAAGCTTCTTGGCTCAGCTCAGGCTGGATTTATCCTGGGAAAATCTGAGTTTATTGAAATAATATCAAAAAATCCTCTTATGCGTGCATTACGAGTTGATAAAATGACTCTTGCAGCGGTTGAAGCAACTCTAAGACTATATCTTGATGAAAGGAAAGCTATAGAACAAATTCCCACATTAAGAATGATCCTGGAGGATACAGAATCAATAAAAAAGAGAGCAACAACACTATGTAAAAGACTAAAAAAAGAGGGAATTTACGCTTACACTAAAGAAGATATTTCCATGCCAGGTGGAGGCTCTCTTCCAGAATCCGGTGTAAAAACTTATGTTGTTGCAGTAAAGCCTAATCAAGTACCGCAGGAGTTTACAAAGAAATTGAGACAAGCAGAACCACCTGTAATTGCAAGAATAAAGGATGATTTGGTTATTTTTGATGCAAGAACCATTCAGGAAAAAGAGATTCCTCTGATTGTGATAGCTGTAAAACAATCTTTAACTATATGA
- a CDS encoding deoxyguanosinetriphosphate triphosphohydrolase — protein MNLAKQYQEVEKKILHPKACLSSKTKGRLKPEIEDDVRTPFQRDRDRIIHSKAFRRLKHKTQVFFSPQGDHYRTRITHVLEVSQIARTIARALRLNEDLTEAISLGHDLGHTPFGHAGEAILRQLHPGGFEHYEQSLRVVDILEKDGKGLNLTFEVRNGILKHSKGRGEILSEEPATLEGQIVRVADVIAYLNHDLDDALRAGIIKKNDIPEEFLKVFGNRHSKRIDTMVRDVIFTTIDNNYEKILLSEGIEEMVYRFRDFLFERVYYNDSVIKEFEKAKKMLSCLYNHYLEHPDLIRANELSEQELHRKICDFIAGMTDRYALYTFENIFIPKSWAVSE, from the coding sequence ATGAATTTAGCTAAACAGTATCAGGAAGTAGAAAAAAAAATACTTCATCCAAAAGCCTGTCTGAGCTCAAAGACAAAGGGCAGACTTAAACCAGAGATAGAGGATGATGTGAGAACTCCTTTTCAGCGTGATAGAGATAGAATAATACACAGTAAGGCATTCCGTCGTCTTAAACACAAAACTCAAGTTTTCTTCTCTCCTCAGGGTGACCATTACAGAACTCGCATTACTCATGTACTTGAAGTTTCACAGATAGCAAGAACAATTGCAAGGGCTTTGCGACTTAACGAAGATCTTACAGAGGCAATATCACTTGGACACGATCTTGGACACACTCCATTCGGTCATGCAGGAGAGGCAATACTTCGACAACTTCATCCAGGAGGTTTCGAACATTATGAACAGAGCCTGAGAGTTGTTGATATCCTGGAAAAAGATGGCAAGGGTCTAAATCTTACATTTGAGGTAAGAAACGGAATTCTTAAACATTCAAAGGGAAGAGGAGAAATCTTAAGTGAAGAACCTGCTACTCTTGAAGGACAGATTGTAAGAGTTGCTGATGTGATTGCTTATCTCAATCATGACCTTGATGATGCCCTAAGAGCTGGAATAATTAAAAAAAATGATATACCAGAGGAATTTTTAAAGGTTTTTGGTAACAGGCATTCTAAAAGAATAGACACAATGGTCAGAGATGTCATTTTTACAACTATAGATAACAATTATGAAAAGATATTACTATCCGAAGGAATTGAAGAAATGGTTTATCGCTTTCGTGATTTTCTCTTTGAAAGAGTTTACTATAATGACAGTGTTATAAAAGAGTTTGAAAAGGCAAAAAAAATGCTTTCATGCCTTTATAATCACTATCTTGAACATCCTGATCTTATAAGAGCGAATGAACTTTCAGAACAGGAGCTACACAGGAAAATATGTGATTTCATTGCCGGAATGACAGATAGATATGCACTTTACACTTTTGAAAATATCTTTATCCCTAAAAGTTGGGCTGTTTCTGAATGA
- the acpS gene encoding holo-ACP synthase has translation MIAGIGVDIVSVERIKKLYEKFSMRFLNRVFNEREIHYCFRHSNPFPHLAARFAAKEALIKAFRKSAGLRLKDIEIISNVDGSPDIVLPEAFRERIFLSISHEQNHAIAFVVVSNEN, from the coding sequence ATGATTGCAGGTATTGGTGTAGATATTGTTTCGGTTGAACGAATTAAAAAGCTTTATGAAAAGTTCAGCATGCGATTTTTAAATAGAGTTTTTAATGAAAGAGAAATTCATTACTGTTTCAGACATTCAAATCCATTTCCTCATCTTGCAGCCCGCTTTGCAGCTAAAGAAGCTTTAATTAAAGCATTTAGAAAATCGGCTGGATTAAGACTTAAAGATATTGAGATTATTAGCAATGTTGACGGTTCACCGGATATCGTTTTGCCAGAAGCATTCAGGGAAAGAATTTTTCTATCTATATCTCATGAACAAAACCATGCAATTGCCTTTGTAGTAGTGAGCAATGAAAATTAA